The following are encoded in a window of Clostridium thermarum genomic DNA:
- the ligA gene encoding NAD-dependent DNA ligase LigA produces MEEILKRMEELAEELNRHSYNYYVLNNPTISDKEYDKLYDELVKLEKETGVVLPYSPTLRVGDVVLPEFQKYTHKARLWSLDKAQSVEELRDWHNRNLRLINEYNSTHEDKLPRLKYVITKKFDGLTVNCTYDENGVLVKAATRGTGEIGEDITAQAKTIKTLPLKIPYNYAIEVHGEAIMTKEAFEEYNRKSEVPLKNMRNGAAGALRNLNVKETARRNLSAFFYDVGYNEGRPFKSYMEMLNFIRDMGFYMDDYIVVCESVEEIEKEIDYIDSIRGDLNYDIDGIVIAIDDIRTREVLGYTIKFPRWAIAYKFEALEATTKLLEVEWNVGRSGRVSPTAILEPVELGGVTVKRATLNNMDDIKRKGVRIGARIFVRRSNDVIPEIMGVVEDSLEDTREISPPENCPYCGSKLILEGAHYFCENTLSCKPQMVKSIVHFASREAMNIEGFSEKTAEQLFEKLEIKSISDLYRLKKEELLTLEKFGEKKAQNLLDAIEKSKNCDLASFIYSLGIPNVGKKTSKDLVKRFKSLDRIIKATFEDLLQVQDIGDIVANSIIKFFAQEKIIKSIDELLSLGVKPSFQETQVVKNAFEGKTVVVTGSLKNYSRTEIKGKLESLGAKVSGSVSKKTDYVIVGEDAGSKYDKAVELGINILTEEAFEEMLRG; encoded by the coding sequence ATGGAAGAGATATTGAAACGGATGGAAGAATTGGCTGAGGAACTCAACAGGCATTCCTACAATTACTATGTGTTGAATAACCCTACCATATCTGATAAGGAATACGATAAATTATATGATGAACTTGTAAAGCTTGAGAAAGAAACCGGTGTGGTATTACCCTACTCTCCAACCTTAAGGGTTGGAGATGTGGTGCTGCCGGAATTTCAGAAGTACACCCACAAGGCAAGGTTGTGGAGCCTGGATAAGGCCCAAAGTGTGGAGGAGCTTAGGGACTGGCATAACCGAAATTTAAGATTGATAAATGAGTATAATAGTACTCATGAGGATAAGCTTCCTAGATTAAAATATGTAATTACAAAAAAATTTGACGGTCTTACAGTAAATTGTACATATGATGAAAATGGCGTATTGGTTAAGGCTGCCACAAGGGGCACCGGAGAAATAGGGGAAGATATTACAGCCCAGGCAAAAACAATTAAAACACTACCCCTAAAAATTCCCTATAATTACGCAATAGAAGTACATGGAGAGGCTATAATGACCAAGGAGGCCTTTGAAGAGTACAACAGGAAGTCCGAGGTGCCGCTGAAGAACATGAGAAACGGTGCAGCAGGTGCCCTTAGAAATCTAAATGTAAAGGAAACTGCCAGAAGAAACCTATCAGCCTTTTTCTATGATGTGGGCTATAATGAAGGAAGGCCCTTTAAAAGCTATATGGAAATGTTAAATTTCATAAGGGACATGGGCTTCTATATGGATGATTACATAGTGGTTTGTGAATCCGTAGAGGAAATTGAAAAGGAAATTGACTATATAGACAGCATAAGAGGAGACCTTAACTACGATATTGACGGAATAGTAATAGCCATAGATGATATAAGGACCCGAGAGGTATTAGGCTATACCATTAAGTTCCCAAGATGGGCCATTGCCTATAAGTTTGAAGCCTTAGAAGCAACAACAAAGCTTTTGGAGGTTGAATGGAATGTGGGAAGAAGCGGAAGAGTTTCACCTACTGCCATATTAGAACCTGTGGAACTTGGTGGGGTTACAGTAAAAAGGGCAACTTTAAATAATATGGATGATATAAAGAGAAAGGGAGTAAGGATAGGCGCCAGGATCTTTGTCAGAAGGTCTAACGACGTTATTCCTGAAATCATGGGAGTGGTTGAAGACTCGCTGGAGGACACCAGGGAAATAAGTCCTCCGGAAAATTGTCCATATTGCGGCAGTAAGCTTATACTTGAAGGAGCACATTATTTCTGTGAAAATACCCTGTCCTGTAAGCCCCAGATGGTAAAGAGCATCGTGCATTTTGCCAGCAGAGAGGCCATGAATATAGAAGGTTTCAGTGAAAAAACCGCAGAACAGCTCTTTGAAAAGCTTGAAATAAAGTCCATCTCAGACCTTTACAGGCTTAAGAAAGAAGAACTGCTGACCTTAGAAAAGTTCGGAGAGAAGAAGGCTCAAAATCTGTTAGATGCCATTGAAAAGAGCAAAAACTGTGACTTAGCTTCCTTTATATATTCCTTAGGAATACCCAATGTAGGTAAAAAGACTTCCAAAGATTTAGTGAAGCGTTTTAAAAGCTTAGACAGGATAATTAAGGCAACCTTTGAAGACCTATTGCAGGTGCAGGATATTGGTGATATAGTAGCTAATAGTATCATAAAATTCTTTGCACAGGAAAAAATAATAAAAAGTATAGATGAACTCTTAAGCCTTGGAGTTAAGCCTAGCTTCCAGGAAACCCAGGTTGTTAAAAATGCTTTTGAAGGCAAGACAGTGGTGGTTACCGGAAGCCTCAAGAACTACAGCAGAACGGAAATAAAAGGAAAATTAGAGTCACTGGGAGCAAAGGTTTCCGGCAGCGTAAGCAAAAAGACAGACTATGTGATTGTTGGAGAGGATGCGGGCTCAAAATACGATAAAGCTGTGGAATTGGGTATTAATATTCTTACAGAAGAAGCCTTTGAAGAGATGCTAAGGGGGTAG